One window from the genome of Leucobacter aridicollis encodes:
- the ilvA gene encoding threonine ammonia-lyase: MSDAYTAPTLEDFERALERVHRITQRTPLETSRFLAGISGAPQVYLKCENLQRTGAYKLRGAYNRLLQLTEEERARGVVAASAGNHAQGVAFAARELGIKATIFMPKGVALPKLQATRNYGAEVQLAGDIFDETAVAAQEFVRETGAVFIAPFDDHAVIEGQGTVALEILETAPEVETIIVPIGGGGLISGVAAAAKQWAAKHGRPMRIIGVQAENAAPFPVSLAAGEPVTVKTSPTIADGIAVARPGSRNFEAVREYVDEIVTVSDDDIARAIVLLLERAKLVVEPAGASGVAAIIADKVQLTGPTSVILSGGNIDPLLLQRVIGHGLAASARYTKLRILLPDVPGQLVRTASIVAEQNANVVEVIHTRHATELPVSEVELELHIETRGAEHGEAVAQALRDQGYQVRVGERY, translated from the coding sequence ATGAGCGACGCCTACACGGCCCCAACGCTTGAAGACTTTGAGCGAGCCCTTGAGCGGGTGCATCGAATTACGCAGCGCACGCCGCTTGAGACGTCACGATTCCTTGCTGGGATCAGTGGTGCGCCGCAGGTGTACCTGAAGTGCGAGAACCTGCAGCGCACCGGAGCGTACAAGCTTCGTGGCGCGTACAACCGCCTGCTGCAGCTCACTGAGGAGGAGCGGGCGCGCGGCGTCGTCGCGGCCTCGGCCGGCAACCACGCTCAGGGTGTCGCGTTCGCCGCACGCGAGCTCGGGATCAAGGCAACTATTTTCATGCCGAAGGGCGTCGCCCTGCCCAAGCTGCAGGCGACCCGCAACTATGGCGCAGAGGTGCAGCTTGCGGGTGACATCTTTGACGAGACAGCCGTGGCCGCTCAGGAGTTCGTCCGGGAGACTGGCGCTGTCTTTATCGCGCCGTTTGATGATCATGCTGTGATCGAGGGGCAGGGGACTGTCGCGCTCGAGATTCTCGAGACGGCTCCCGAAGTCGAGACAATTATCGTGCCGATCGGTGGTGGCGGCCTGATCTCTGGCGTTGCCGCCGCCGCAAAGCAGTGGGCAGCGAAGCACGGCAGACCGATGCGGATCATCGGTGTGCAGGCCGAGAATGCTGCGCCGTTCCCGGTCTCGCTTGCGGCTGGCGAGCCCGTCACCGTGAAGACGTCGCCGACGATCGCGGACGGTATCGCAGTCGCGAGACCAGGATCGCGGAACTTCGAGGCGGTGCGCGAGTACGTCGACGAGATCGTCACTGTGAGCGATGACGACATCGCCCGCGCGATCGTGCTGCTGCTCGAACGTGCGAAGCTCGTCGTTGAGCCAGCAGGCGCCTCGGGTGTCGCGGCGATCATCGCCGACAAGGTGCAACTCACTGGCCCGACCTCGGTGATCCTGTCTGGCGGCAACATCGACCCGCTGCTGCTGCAGCGCGTTATCGGCCACGGCCTTGCCGCCTCGGCGCGCTACACGAAGTTGCGCATTCTGTTGCCCGACGTTCCCGGGCAGCTCGTGCGGACTGCCTCGATCGTTGCCGAGCAGAACGCGAACGTTGTCGAGGTCATTCACACGCGCCACGCGACCGAACTCCCGGTCAGCGAAGTCGAACTTGAGCTGCACATTGAGACCCGCGGCGCGGAGCACGGCGAGGCTGTCGCTCAGGCGCTCCGCGATCAGGGCTACCAGGTGCGAGTCGGCGAACGCTACTGA
- a CDS encoding AI-2E family transporter codes for MEEPNKTPDAVSPTERAEQELPLGIRVAAAWSWRLIIIVVAAGALIWGIVQVRIIVIPLLIAILLTALLNPVVDWFIRRGLPRWSGVVGALGVFIAALWVLIWLIVTQLRDGFGDFSKRSVEVWNEILDWVQHNTLGIPVDQLDDLMNQALQLLENNQGTLWTGALGVATTATQVATGLLLTIFSLIFLLIDGKRIWYWVVGFAPARAHAAFDAAGRAGWVSVGQYVRVQIFVAFVDAVGIGLGATILGVPFAIPVAILVFLGSFIPFLGAIVTGALAAFIALVYNGPVTALIMLGVVVLVNQIEGHVLQPLVMGNAVRVHPLGVVLAVTTGTLLAGIPGALFAVPIAAAANTIVSVLVKRQWESGTDPAAEFHRKDQVHRVARARAKEAAKHARKGNIA; via the coding sequence GTGGAAGAGCCAAACAAGACCCCGGACGCGGTGTCGCCGACTGAGCGTGCCGAACAGGAGCTGCCGCTTGGCATCCGGGTCGCCGCCGCGTGGTCCTGGCGCCTCATCATTATTGTTGTTGCCGCCGGCGCCCTGATCTGGGGCATCGTGCAGGTGCGGATCATTGTGATTCCGCTGCTCATTGCGATCCTCCTCACTGCGCTACTCAACCCCGTTGTTGATTGGTTCATCAGGCGCGGGCTTCCCCGCTGGTCTGGCGTTGTCGGCGCGCTTGGCGTGTTCATCGCGGCGCTGTGGGTGCTCATCTGGCTTATCGTGACGCAGCTGCGCGACGGCTTCGGGGATTTCTCGAAGCGCTCGGTGGAAGTCTGGAACGAGATCCTCGATTGGGTGCAGCACAACACCCTCGGGATCCCTGTCGACCAGCTCGACGACCTGATGAACCAGGCGCTGCAACTGCTCGAGAACAACCAGGGCACACTGTGGACGGGCGCGCTCGGCGTTGCAACGACCGCAACCCAGGTCGCCACGGGCCTGCTGCTCACGATCTTCTCACTCATCTTCCTGCTGATTGATGGCAAACGCATTTGGTATTGGGTTGTCGGCTTCGCCCCTGCCCGAGCGCACGCGGCGTTTGACGCCGCTGGCCGCGCCGGCTGGGTGTCTGTCGGGCAGTACGTGCGCGTGCAGATCTTTGTCGCCTTCGTCGATGCTGTCGGTATCGGGCTCGGGGCGACGATCCTGGGGGTGCCGTTTGCGATCCCTGTCGCGATCCTCGTCTTCCTTGGTTCGTTCATTCCGTTCCTCGGCGCGATCGTGACTGGCGCGCTTGCCGCGTTCATCGCGCTCGTCTACAACGGCCCCGTGACCGCGCTCATCATGCTTGGCGTCGTCGTGCTCGTGAACCAGATCGAGGGCCACGTGCTGCAGCCGCTGGTGATGGGCAATGCGGTTCGGGTGCACCCGCTCGGCGTCGTACTTGCCGTGACGACGGGTACTCTGCTCGCTGGGATCCCTGGCGCACTGTTTGCGGTGCCGATCGCGGCCGCGGCGAACACGATAGTGAGCGTGCTCGTGAAACGACAGTGGGAGTCAGGTACGGACCCGGCGGCGGAGTTCCATCGAAAAGACCAGGTCCATCGCGTCGCGAGAGCGCGCGCAAAAGAAGCAGCGAAACACGCGCGGAAAGGAAACATCGCATGA
- the greA gene encoding transcription elongation factor GreA, translating into MAETTQTWLTQEAFDRLQSELDALSGAGRKDIAARIEAAREEGDLKENGGYHAAKDEQGKMEARIRDLTELLKHATVGEAPEANGVVVVGTVVTAEVFGDEERFLLGNRNLADGSDLDVYSAESPLGAAILGLKVGEEASYTAPNGKEIPVKVLAVDTYA; encoded by the coding sequence ATGGCCGAGACCACGCAGACCTGGCTCACGCAGGAGGCATTCGACCGCCTGCAGTCCGAGCTCGACGCACTCTCCGGCGCGGGCCGAAAGGACATCGCGGCCCGCATCGAGGCGGCTCGCGAGGAGGGGGACCTCAAGGAGAACGGCGGCTACCACGCCGCGAAAGACGAGCAGGGCAAGATGGAAGCGCGTATCCGCGACCTTACCGAGCTCCTCAAGCACGCGACGGTCGGCGAAGCTCCAGAGGCCAACGGCGTCGTCGTTGTCGGCACAGTCGTGACCGCAGAGGTGTTTGGTGACGAAGAGCGGTTCCTCCTCGGAAACCGCAACCTCGCAGACGGCTCTGACCTCGACGTGTACAGTGCTGAGAGCCCGCTCGGCGCTGCCATTCTCGGGCTGAAGGTCGGCGAAGAGGCGAGCTACACGGCACCCAACGGCAAGGAGATTCCCGTGAAGGTGCTCGCAGTCGACACTTACGCGTAA
- a CDS encoding inorganic phosphate transporter, with amino-acid sequence MEFTLIVLLVIALALFFDFTNGFHDTANAMATPIATGALKPKTAVLLAAVLNLIGAFLSTEVAKTISGGLIREGSDGGVLISPEMVFAGLIGAIVWNLVTWLYGLPSSSSHALFGGLIGAAVVGAGFSAIDGGVFMSKILLPALAAPLTAGLVAFAATRVAYAITRRHDGRKDGRGRFRYAQIASSSLIALAHGTNDAQKTMGVITLTLVAAGLQDPGTGPHFWVIATCAIAIALGTYSGGWRIIRTLGAGLTDVKPAQGFAAETSTAATILASSHLGFALSTTQVASGSVIGSGLGRKGSTVRWRTVGRIASGWLFTLPAAAIVGAVAALIAHLGTWGIILDAVLGLFFILFIFWRSRRNKVDAGNAIAVPDVAESGYAVRMGKGRVKKVPTKTGTVPPLTPVAQSAVRSDKAKRAAEKARREAEKAARKAAKKAAAQKQREGGNA; translated from the coding sequence GTGGAATTCACCCTCATCGTGCTGCTAGTTATTGCGCTGGCACTCTTCTTTGACTTTACGAACGGCTTTCACGACACAGCCAATGCGATGGCAACTCCCATCGCCACTGGTGCGCTCAAGCCGAAGACCGCCGTGCTACTTGCGGCAGTTCTCAACCTCATCGGGGCATTCCTGTCGACGGAGGTCGCCAAGACGATCTCTGGCGGTCTGATTCGCGAGGGCTCTGACGGCGGGGTGCTGATCAGCCCCGAGATGGTTTTCGCCGGCCTCATTGGCGCGATCGTCTGGAACCTCGTGACGTGGCTCTACGGCCTTCCGTCGAGCTCGTCTCACGCCCTGTTCGGTGGCCTCATTGGTGCCGCGGTTGTTGGTGCGGGTTTCTCGGCGATTGATGGCGGCGTCTTCATGTCGAAGATTCTGCTGCCTGCCCTCGCGGCTCCACTCACCGCAGGCCTTGTCGCGTTCGCCGCCACTCGAGTCGCCTACGCGATCACCCGCCGCCATGACGGCCGCAAGGACGGCCGCGGCCGGTTCAGGTACGCCCAGATCGCGTCGTCGTCGCTGATCGCTCTCGCGCACGGCACGAACGACGCACAGAAGACGATGGGCGTCATCACGCTCACCCTTGTCGCCGCCGGTTTGCAGGATCCCGGTACGGGGCCGCACTTCTGGGTCATCGCAACGTGTGCGATTGCGATCGCGCTCGGCACCTACTCGGGCGGTTGGCGAATCATCCGCACCCTTGGCGCGGGCCTCACTGACGTGAAGCCTGCGCAGGGCTTCGCGGCTGAGACGTCGACGGCTGCAACCATCCTCGCGTCCAGCCACCTCGGGTTCGCGCTCTCCACGACCCAGGTCGCATCGGGCTCCGTCATTGGTTCGGGTCTCGGGCGCAAGGGGTCGACGGTCCGTTGGCGGACTGTGGGTCGTATCGCTTCGGGCTGGCTCTTTACGCTTCCTGCAGCCGCGATCGTTGGTGCTGTCGCCGCCCTGATCGCACACCTCGGCACCTGGGGCATCATTCTTGACGCTGTGCTGGGCCTGTTCTTCATTCTGTTCATCTTCTGGCGTTCGCGCCGCAACAAGGTTGACGCGGGCAACGCGATCGCCGTGCCCGACGTCGCCGAGTCTGGTTATGCCGTGCGCATGGGCAAGGGCCGTGTCAAGAAGGTTCCGACGAAGACCGGCACTGTTCCGCCGCTCACGCCTGTCGCGCAGTCGGCGGTGCGCTCTGACAAGGCGAAGCGCGCGGCCGAGAAGGCAAGGCGCGAGGCCGAGAAGGCTGCTCGGAAGGCAGCAAAGAAGGCCGCGGCTCAGAAGCAGCGCGAGGGAGGCAACGCATGA
- a CDS encoding 6-phosphofructokinase, with protein MRIGVLCSGGDSPGMNAAIRGAVLRGVDVHGFEMIGFIDGWRGFHDGEFVELDRPTVRGLSPLGGVFIGTSRVPPWEAPVTPEALDALSAKMAGYGLDGLMLIGGNGTQTVSSILWDAGINVVGLPKTIDNDLAGTDYTFGFDTAVSIASEAIDRLRTTGDSHRRCMVLEVMGRDAGWIALHAGMAGGAQAMLLPEFPESLEQVCAWVANVRDRGRSALVVVAEGFKLEGSDDAVTRDGLDGFGRPRLGGVADMLAPLIEERTGIETRSTVLGHVQRGGSPTAFDRVLATRSGIAAADAVLAGDWGKMAGLRGDRIELVPFSEAVGKLKTVPEARYAEVRLNFG; from the coding sequence ATGCGTATTGGTGTGCTCTGCTCGGGCGGCGATAGCCCGGGCATGAATGCTGCGATTCGTGGCGCCGTGCTTCGCGGCGTCGACGTTCACGGCTTCGAGATGATCGGCTTCATCGACGGCTGGCGAGGCTTCCACGACGGCGAGTTCGTCGAGCTTGACCGCCCGACAGTGCGTGGCCTATCGCCGCTCGGCGGCGTCTTCATCGGAACGAGTCGTGTTCCACCGTGGGAGGCCCCAGTCACGCCAGAGGCGCTCGACGCGCTGAGCGCAAAGATGGCGGGCTACGGTCTCGACGGACTCATGCTCATCGGCGGCAACGGAACCCAAACCGTGTCTTCGATCCTGTGGGACGCAGGTATCAACGTCGTCGGCCTCCCGAAGACGATCGACAACGACCTCGCGGGCACCGACTACACCTTCGGTTTTGACACCGCAGTGTCGATCGCTTCCGAAGCCATCGACAGGCTCCGAACGACTGGAGACTCCCACCGCCGCTGCATGGTGCTTGAGGTCATGGGCCGCGACGCCGGGTGGATTGCGTTGCACGCGGGCATGGCGGGTGGAGCGCAGGCGATGCTGCTTCCCGAGTTCCCCGAGAGCCTCGAACAGGTGTGCGCCTGGGTCGCCAACGTGCGCGACCGCGGTCGTTCCGCGCTCGTCGTTGTCGCTGAGGGGTTCAAACTTGAGGGTTCAGATGACGCCGTCACTCGCGATGGGCTCGATGGCTTTGGCCGCCCGCGCCTCGGGGGCGTCGCCGACATGCTCGCGCCCCTGATCGAAGAGCGCACAGGTATCGAGACGCGCTCGACGGTGCTCGGGCACGTGCAGCGAGGCGGCTCGCCCACGGCGTTTGACCGCGTGCTCGCGACGCGCTCAGGCATCGCCGCTGCCGACGCAGTGCTTGCCGGGGACTGGGGCAAGATGGCTGGCCTTCGCGGCGACCGGATTGAACTCGTGCCCTTCTCAGAGGCCGTCGGCAAGTTGAAGACGGTGCCGGAGGCTCGCTACGCGGAGGTCCGCCTCAACTTCGGCTGA
- a CDS encoding DEAD/DEAH box helicase: MASSTATRQPAKRQRSGGARKHAHNEGIIPLLARAVREVEASAQRGKASPQNRTKFQVIALLMREERARVKTEEGVSDTERAETLKRLDGVAAILAKTAARDTSLITLLEPGATITDATRQLKRKMLVQAGIEVPEEAPAEAEPAKTLVPPELAERQVEPARIHSRMLANPFLAPSLEAPKQPTPVVRLANWELLNPLLKAFEQGGGGAACMELPEAPVPDRLAPAGLELMPHQARFLASVREGHRSFLLADEPGLGKTAQSVLAASVADAYPMLVVVPNVVKMNWAREVERWTPQRRVTVIHGDGEKMDAFADVFVVNYDILDRHLSWISRFGFKSMVVDEAHMIKNTHSQRSRNVLTIAESIRERTRGSQPLLVALTGTPLINEVDDFRAIWRFLGWTDADKPGPELMAKLENNGWTPADPPFYPEARQSVIEMGIVRRRKIDVAQDLPAKRVVDLPVELDDEAGRGIRAAEAKLAQKLYDRFATVKAGKLGQKLSDEAIIRMVAAQELEESNASADGLNVFTMVREIGIAKAGLAVDYTAQLARSVGKVVFFAKHIDVMDRAEAQLAEAGLKTISIRGEQSSTFRQEQIDAFNNDPEVSVAVCSLTAAGVGVNLQASSNVVLAELSWTDAEQTQAIDRVHRIGQEEPVTAWRIIAAQTIDARIAELIDGKAGLAARALDGAPAAEENADPVQLLALMSVLSRAVSAAEND; encoded by the coding sequence TTGGCAAGCAGCACTGCCACCCGCCAGCCCGCAAAGCGTCAGCGTTCCGGCGGAGCGCGTAAGCACGCGCACAACGAGGGCATCATCCCGCTCCTCGCGCGCGCTGTGCGCGAGGTCGAAGCGTCCGCTCAGCGCGGCAAGGCGAGCCCGCAGAACCGTACGAAGTTCCAGGTCATCGCTCTGCTGATGCGCGAGGAGCGCGCTCGAGTGAAGACCGAGGAGGGCGTCAGTGACACCGAGCGTGCCGAGACGCTCAAGCGCCTTGACGGTGTCGCCGCGATCCTCGCAAAGACTGCCGCCCGAGACACGAGCCTCATTACGCTGCTCGAACCCGGAGCGACCATCACCGATGCGACTCGGCAGCTCAAGCGAAAGATGCTCGTGCAGGCCGGTATCGAGGTCCCCGAGGAAGCGCCCGCAGAGGCAGAACCCGCGAAGACCCTCGTGCCGCCGGAGCTCGCAGAGCGCCAGGTCGAGCCCGCGCGGATTCACTCTCGCATGCTCGCAAACCCCTTCCTCGCGCCCTCGCTCGAGGCGCCCAAGCAGCCGACACCGGTCGTGCGTCTCGCGAACTGGGAACTTCTCAACCCGCTCCTCAAAGCATTCGAACAGGGCGGCGGCGGGGCAGCCTGCATGGAGCTCCCTGAGGCGCCCGTGCCCGACAGGCTCGCCCCTGCCGGGCTTGAGCTTATGCCCCACCAGGCGCGCTTCCTCGCAAGCGTTCGCGAGGGCCACCGCAGCTTCCTGCTTGCCGACGAGCCCGGCCTCGGAAAGACGGCGCAGTCCGTGCTCGCCGCCTCCGTCGCAGACGCGTACCCGATGCTCGTCGTCGTACCAAACGTCGTGAAGATGAACTGGGCGCGTGAGGTTGAGCGCTGGACCCCGCAACGGCGTGTCACAGTCATCCACGGCGACGGCGAAAAGATGGACGCGTTCGCAGACGTCTTCGTGGTGAACTACGACATTCTCGACAGGCACCTCAGCTGGATCTCGCGCTTCGGGTTCAAGAGCATGGTCGTCGACGAGGCTCACATGATCAAGAACACGCATTCACAGCGCTCGCGCAACGTGCTCACGATCGCCGAGAGTATCCGGGAACGCACGCGCGGGTCCCAGCCGCTGCTGGTCGCACTGACAGGTACCCCGCTCATCAACGAGGTTGATGACTTCCGCGCCATCTGGCGCTTCCTCGGCTGGACCGACGCTGACAAGCCTGGGCCCGAGCTGATGGCCAAGCTTGAGAACAACGGCTGGACGCCGGCCGACCCGCCATTCTACCCTGAGGCGCGCCAGAGCGTCATTGAGATGGGAATCGTGCGTCGACGCAAGATCGACGTTGCTCAGGATCTCCCCGCGAAGCGCGTCGTTGATCTTCCAGTAGAACTCGACGACGAGGCGGGTCGCGGGATCCGCGCCGCCGAGGCGAAGCTCGCCCAGAAGCTGTACGACCGTTTCGCCACGGTCAAGGCTGGCAAGCTCGGGCAGAAGCTCTCGGACGAGGCGATCATTCGGATGGTCGCGGCTCAGGAGCTCGAAGAGTCGAACGCTTCTGCTGACGGGCTCAATGTCTTCACGATGGTGCGCGAGATCGGCATCGCCAAGGCTGGCCTCGCCGTTGACTACACCGCGCAGCTCGCGCGATCGGTCGGCAAGGTCGTGTTCTTCGCGAAGCACATCGACGTCATGGACCGCGCCGAAGCGCAGCTCGCCGAGGCAGGCCTGAAGACGATCTCGATTCGAGGCGAGCAGAGCTCGACGTTCAGGCAGGAGCAGATCGACGCGTTCAACAACGACCCCGAGGTCTCGGTTGCGGTGTGCTCGCTGACCGCGGCAGGCGTCGGCGTGAACCTGCAGGCCTCCTCAAACGTTGTGCTCGCCGAGCTGAGCTGGACGGATGCGGAGCAGACACAGGCGATTGACCGCGTCCACCGCATCGGGCAGGAAGAACCCGTCACCGCCTGGCGTATCATCGCGGCGCAGACGATCGACGCCCGTATCGCGGAGCTCATCGACGGCAAGGCGGGCCTCGCGGCACGGGCACTCGACGGTGCGCCGGCGGCAGAGGAGAACGCCGATCCCGTGCAGCTGCTTGCGCTCATGAGTGTTCTGTCGCGCGCGGTCTCGGCGGCGGAGAACGACTGA
- a CDS encoding bifunctional riboflavin kinase/FAD synthetase, whose amino-acid sequence MQLFSAIDELQPENFSTGSVVAVGKFDGVHRGHQAIISSLLRTARAEGLHSVVFTFANNPLSLLRPEICPQPLASRAQRLELVENAGVDTCVMVQFDEAFASIPATEFVERVLVGQLNVRHVLLGEDFHFGHRGLGDAALLRELGPKFGFTVEVVASVGDDEDAAVSSTMIRDAVLSGDLVAARAMLGRCHAVRGEVVHGDARGRELGFPTANLGGTVEGLVPAHGVYAGSVVIDGREHDAAISVGVNLTFEPEGEPRVEAYVLDFAGDLYGKQMEVRFAKRIREMLPFSSVEALIERMHEDVAETREILAAVREG is encoded by the coding sequence ATGCAGCTATTCAGCGCTATCGACGAACTCCAGCCGGAGAACTTCTCCACTGGCTCGGTCGTCGCCGTCGGCAAGTTCGACGGCGTGCACCGTGGACACCAGGCAATCATCTCGTCGCTGCTGCGCACGGCGCGAGCTGAGGGGCTCCACTCTGTCGTGTTCACCTTCGCGAACAATCCACTGAGCCTGCTGCGGCCAGAAATCTGCCCGCAGCCGCTCGCTAGCAGGGCCCAACGCCTCGAACTCGTAGAGAACGCTGGCGTCGACACTTGTGTCATGGTGCAGTTCGACGAGGCGTTCGCGTCGATCCCAGCGACTGAGTTCGTCGAACGGGTCCTCGTTGGCCAGCTGAATGTGCGCCATGTGCTCCTTGGCGAAGACTTCCACTTCGGGCACCGTGGCCTCGGCGACGCGGCACTTCTGCGCGAGCTCGGGCCGAAGTTCGGTTTCACCGTTGAGGTCGTCGCGAGTGTTGGCGACGACGAAGACGCGGCCGTGTCCTCAACGATGATCCGCGATGCGGTGCTGTCCGGTGACCTTGTGGCCGCGCGCGCAATGCTTGGTAGGTGCCACGCGGTGCGCGGCGAGGTCGTACATGGCGACGCCCGCGGCCGCGAACTCGGCTTTCCGACAGCGAACCTCGGCGGGACCGTCGAGGGGCTTGTTCCCGCGCACGGCGTCTACGCGGGATCTGTCGTTATCGACGGGCGCGAACACGACGCTGCGATTTCGGTCGGTGTGAACCTCACCTTCGAGCCTGAGGGGGAGCCGCGAGTGGAAGCGTACGTGCTCGACTTTGCTGGCGACCTGTACGGCAAGCAAATGGAGGTGCGGTTCGCGAAGCGGATTCGCGAGATGCTGCCGTTTAGCTCCGTCGAGGCGCTCATCGAACGGATGCACGAGGACGTGGCTGAAACCCGCGAGATCCTCGCTGCTGTCCGCGAGGGCTGA
- a CDS encoding mycoredoxin: MSTAQISDFTPEAGAITMFSTEWCGYCKRLKTMLSATGIGFTEVDIENTPGTPELVEQVNGGNQTVPTVVYPDGTTATNPSLNDVKAKLGL; this comes from the coding sequence ATGAGCACCGCACAGATTTCAGATTTCACCCCCGAGGCGGGGGCCATCACGATGTTCTCGACCGAGTGGTGTGGGTACTGCAAGCGCCTCAAGACGATGCTCTCGGCCACCGGCATCGGCTTCACCGAGGTTGATATCGAGAACACCCCGGGAACGCCAGAGCTCGTCGAGCAGGTCAACGGCGGCAACCAGACAGTTCCGACGGTTGTCTACCCCGACGGTACGACCGCAACAAACCCCTCGCTGAACGACGTGAAGGCCAAGTTGGGGCTGTAA
- a CDS encoding DUF4307 domain-containing protein has product MTETASDTVADRYGASRSKRWDRRIGWSLASVAILVGLLVIAFGNWRQSTTEFQNIGFTLHNEGGPGDAFSASTKFEVNADPGVAVSCAVEALNTSKATVGWKIVDLPVIDGRSQTVSVDIVTLGPATAAHAKACWPVER; this is encoded by the coding sequence AAACCGCCAGCGACACCGTAGCCGACCGCTACGGCGCGAGCCGCTCCAAGCGGTGGGATCGGCGTATCGGCTGGTCGCTCGCCTCGGTCGCAATTCTGGTCGGGCTACTCGTCATCGCGTTCGGAAACTGGCGGCAGAGCACCACCGAGTTCCAGAACATCGGTTTCACACTCCACAACGAGGGCGGCCCTGGCGACGCCTTCAGCGCGAGCACCAAGTTCGAGGTGAACGCCGACCCCGGCGTTGCCGTCAGCTGCGCCGTCGAGGCGCTCAACACGTCGAAAGCAACCGTCGGGTGGAAGATCGTAGACCTTCCCGTTATCGATGGCCGCTCCCAGACCGTCAGCGTTGACATCGTCACGCTGGGGCCGGCGACGGCGGCCCACGCGAAGGCGTGCTGGCCCGTCGAACGCTAG
- a CDS encoding aldehyde dehydrogenase family protein, with the protein MSFTAIDRIPGIVAGLRYTFDQGVTRPESWRCEQLTRLRDLLLERGADFERALFEDLGKAGTEAQLTEIGFLVAEIDHALSHLGRWIRPRRVGLPLALQPALGKVVPEPLGVVLVIAPWNYPLMLALSPVIGALAAGNSVVIKPSELAPATAELISRVIPDTLDKRAVAVVEGAVPETTALLAERFDHIFYTGNGKVGRIVARAAAENLTPVTLELGGKSPAYVDDSVPLDEAAKRLVWGKFMNVGQTCVAPDYVIGSREVLARLAPLLADAIHELYGSAAQQNPDYGRVVNRAQFDRLVGYLADGEAAVGGHYDAEALHIDPTVLTGVSREARVMQEEIFGPILPLVEVSDLDDALAFVTGRDKPLAAYVFSDDSDVRRRWERETSSGALAFGVPVMHLTAPELPFGGVGESGMGAYHGELSFRVFSHEKAVLAKPLRPDTLAATVMPPYTAAKDGVARKWLRKLL; encoded by the coding sequence ATGAGCTTTACCGCAATTGATCGCATCCCAGGGATCGTGGCTGGTCTTCGCTACACGTTCGACCAGGGGGTGACGCGCCCCGAGTCGTGGCGGTGCGAGCAACTGACGCGGCTGCGCGACCTGCTGCTCGAGCGCGGCGCCGACTTTGAGCGTGCACTTTTCGAAGATCTTGGCAAGGCAGGCACCGAGGCGCAGCTCACGGAGATCGGGTTCTTAGTTGCAGAGATCGATCATGCGCTCTCGCACCTGGGGAGGTGGATCCGGCCGCGCCGTGTTGGGCTCCCGTTGGCGCTGCAGCCCGCTCTGGGGAAGGTGGTTCCAGAGCCGCTCGGCGTCGTGCTGGTGATTGCGCCGTGGAACTACCCGCTCATGCTCGCGCTGTCACCGGTGATTGGTGCACTCGCCGCGGGCAACTCGGTCGTGATTAAGCCGAGCGAGCTCGCGCCCGCGACGGCCGAACTCATCTCCCGGGTTATCCCAGACACGCTCGACAAGCGCGCGGTCGCGGTTGTCGAGGGGGCGGTGCCCGAGACCACAGCGCTCCTCGCCGAGCGATTCGATCACATCTTTTACACGGGCAACGGCAAGGTCGGCAGGATCGTCGCCCGCGCTGCCGCAGAGAACCTCACCCCCGTCACGCTCGAGCTCGGCGGGAAGTCGCCCGCCTACGTCGATGATTCGGTCCCGCTCGATGAGGCGGCGAAGCGTCTCGTGTGGGGCAAGTTCATGAACGTCGGGCAGACCTGCGTCGCCCCCGACTACGTGATCGGTTCACGTGAGGTGCTTGCGAGGCTCGCGCCGCTGCTCGCCGACGCCATTCACGAGTTGTATGGATCGGCGGCACAGCAGAACCCCGACTACGGGCGGGTCGTGAACCGTGCCCAGTTCGACAGGCTTGTCGGTTACCTCGCTGATGGTGAGGCAGCCGTCGGCGGTCACTACGACGCTGAAGCGCTGCACATCGACCCGACGGTGCTCACCGGTGTTTCACGTGAAGCGCGAGTGATGCAGGAGGAGATCTTCGGGCCGATCCTTCCGCTCGTCGAGGTTTCCGATCTCGACGATGCACTTGCCTTCGTCACGGGTAGGGACAAGCCGCTCGCCGCCTACGTCTTCAGCGATGATTCAGACGTTCGCAGGCGGTGGGAGCGCGAGACGAGTTCTGGCGCCCTCGCGTTCGGCGTTCCGGTGATGCACCTCACCGCTCCCGAACTGCCGTTCGGCGGGGTCGGCGAGAGCGGTATGGGCGCCTATCACGGTGAGCTCTCGTTCCGAGTGTTCAGCCACGAGAAGGCTGTGCTCGCGAAGCCGCTGCGGCCCGACACTCTCGCGGCGACTGTCATGCCCCCATATACCGCCGCGAAGGATGGCGTCGCGCGGAAGTGGCTGCGGAAGCTCCTCTAG